Genomic window (Candidatus Poribacteria bacterium):
CCGCCTGCGCCGTTGTTGCAGGCTACGGGTTTGGAATGCTTCAAGACATGCGAAATCGGTGCGGTTAGAAACCGCACCTACCGAGATCGAAAACCGTCTTAACTGATAACTATTCTTACGGAAGCACGTCATCAAGGAAGGCATCCATGTCGTCTTTCATCTTACGTAACTCCGCTTGGTCAATGTACATCATGTGCCCTGCCTGATAGTAAGCCATCGTGATGTTATTCTGCAGGGATTCATCGAGTCCCAAGTGGCTGAAGGTGTATTCCGATGCTAAAAACGGGGTCGCTAAGTCGTAATAGCCGTTCGCTACGAAAACTTTCAAGGCAGGATTCATGGTCATCGCGGCGCGAAGTGTATCAGCGACGTTGACGTACTCGTTCTGATGGTCACTGTAGTCCCACGGGTGCACACGTCGGCTCAAGATTTCATAAGGGAGATCGGACTCAAATTCCAGCTCATCTCGGACATAAGCGTTGAGAGCGGCGGTATACGCGCCCTGCACAACCGCGGAACTCGGATCGTATTCGTAAATTTCACCGGCTGAATCGCGGTCGATTCCCTTGTATCGGCTATCAAAACGCCCAACGGTGCGACCTTCATCTCGGAGTAACTCTTTGCAAAACCGCATAATGTTAATCCGTATGTCCGTTCGCTCAATATATTCCGGTGTAAGTCCAGTATACTTCGCGAGTTGTTGAACGATATCGGCGCGTTGATCTGATGGCACAGCACTGCCCTGCATCAAAGCGACGGTGTAATCATCCATCGCGAATGCCCTTACCTCGTCCATGAAGGCTTCAAATTCGGTATCAATTCCGTCTAATCTGTCATGATAACGGGCAGTCGCCGCATAGGTAGGTAGATAGAGGATATAGGGAAGATCGTTGCCGGGGGCAAATCGGATCGTTTGGAAGTTCAGCACGACTGAAACAAGCATGATAGCGTTGAGATAAGCACCGTGCCGTCCCTGAAGATATCCCGCCAGTCCACCCGCCCGCGTTGTTCCATAACTTTCGCCGATGAGGAGTTTGGGCGATCCCCAACGCTTGTAGCGTCCCAGATAGAGTAGAATAAAATCGCCAACCGATTCAATATCCCGTTTGAAGCCGTGGAACTGTTTCGCCTCTTCACCGGGGACGGCTCTGCTGAACCCAGTGCTGACGGGATCGATGAAAACGAGATCCGTTTTGTCTAAAATAGAACATTCGTTATCCGTCAATTGATACGGCGGATGTGGCAACTCTCCGTCTTCGTCGGGTTTGACACACCGCGGTCCAAGGACACCGAGATGTAACCACACCGATGAAGATCCGGGACCGCCGTTGAAGGAGAACGTTATCGGACGTTTGGATGTATCTTCTACATCGTCGCGCGTATAGGCAATAAAGAAAACGGAGGCTTTCGGTTTTTCGCCCTCCTTGTCGATTTCCTCTTTCAGGACGAGCGTCCCTGCTGTGGCGGTGTAGCGGATCTCTTCGCCATTAATGGTAACGCTGTGATGCGTAACCGAGAGTTTATCCTCAGGTATCTCGGAATTTTTCTCCTCATCTTTCGTCTCTTCAGATTCTTTTTTTTCTTCTTTGCTCATATTACGTACCCCTTTGCTTTTTTGATTGGCAAGACTTAGACACGTTGCCTTGTGGAACGCATTATAGCATATTTCGTGGAACAGGTGTGACAAAAATGTTGGTGGGTATGTAGATATTTTGTGAATTGTCTGTCTGAATCGCGGATTATACAAATTAGACGAATTTCGCGGATTTTGGAAAATCGGCTGTCCTTCAGAGGTGTCAATATTGCAGAAGCATTCAGTTTTCGGTTATCAGTTGTCAGAATCAGGATCCACAGGATTTTAGGATTGGCAGGATTATAGATTTTGTCGGAGAGTTCTCCAAATGTCGGTTATGGAACTCCCTCCGAGTCTGGGGTGAGCAGAAGTAATTTCTGGTTGACTTCTTCCCTAAAACCCGTTATGGTAACGATATGCCACAACTCACTCTCAAACCCAATTACAAAGCAGTCCAAGACTACTACGCCACACTGCAGCAAAAGGAGATACACAATGAAGACACCGATCCGCTTAGGACTGATTGGCTGTGGCGGGATTGTGCAAATTACACATGCCCGCGCTTATCGCGCCCTTACAGACACCGTTCAGGTAACCGCCCTCGCAGATGTCGTCCCGGAAAACTTGCAAAAGATTGGCGATCTACTCAACGTGCCCACAGAAAACCGATACACGGATTATCGGGAAATGCTGGAACATGCAGCACTTGATGTCGTGACGATCGCCACACCGCATTCATTTCATGCCGAGCAGGTCATAGAAGCGGCAAGCGCAGGTGTTGCCATTATCTCTGAAAAACCGATGGCGACGACGCTGGAAGAAGGAGACACAATCATGGAGGCCGTCCGCCGCAACGGTGTGCCTTACACGGTGGTGCATAACTATATTTTCACGGCGGGGATGCGAGCGGCAATGACGGAACTGGATGCTCTGGGTGAATCGCATTTCGGACGAAGCGTCGGCATGGGGCTGAAACCGACAGATTTCTCGGCGGATCATCCGACTCCTGCGTTTGCATGGCGTGCGAGTAAGGCGAAAGGCGGTGGCTGTATCATCGACACGAGTTATCACGAGATTTATGCCGTCTGTACGCTGATGCGATCCCCGGTGCGTTATGTCGAAGCACGGGTGAAAACGATGCGGCTTGATATTGACGTTGACGATCTCGCGATGTTGTTGTGTGAGCATGAAAATGGGGCTGTCACGACGGTTTCCGGGGCGTGGTGCGTGCCCGGCACGGATTCCGGCTGGTGCGAGATGCACGCAGACAACGGTTCCCTACGCGTCCAACACCGCCAAAATGTGAAGGACGCGCTCCGGCGTTTTACGAGGGCAGACGGATGGAAACAACTGGAACTCTCTGAATTTAATGAAACAGAACAGCAGGATGCCAGTGGACACGTCCGATACTTCACGGAAACCTTTAACGCACTTGCTGCGGACACAGCATTACCGGTTCCCGCAGAGAAGGCGTATCACAACCTCGCAATTATCGAAGCCGCACGTAGAGCGACAACCGAACGTCGCGCTATTGAAATATAGATCCTATAGAGATCCTTGACTTTTTCAGGATCCTGCATTCGTCGTTAGGCAATCTATCACCCATTAACTGTAGATGGAACGGGCAATGAATTGCCCTACTACAAACAGGAAACCTTTAGTGCGCTTGAAATGTTTATAGTAAAGTCCACAATTACGTGAACACTTTTATCGTAGCGTAGACTGTGAGTCTGCGTGCTAAAGAGGCACAAACTAACAGTTTATGCTACATCAGTCAACTTACTTTTTTGACTTTACTATAAATCAAATTCACGTTTTCAAAAAGGAGTGAAAATGAAAAGAGGGCCGCTATTTCAGGTTTGGATCGTCCTGATATTAGGACTCGGTTTACATGTCTCGATGCCCTGCTTCGCACAGCAGAATACAATCATCCTTGCCGCTAAATCGGACGCTGAATTTGATGCCGAAGAGGATATAAATACAACAGTGTGGCTTGCTGCCGGGGGGCTCTTGGGAGTGGTGGGGAATCTTCCGCTCGGTCTTGTTGCTGTCGGGGGAGCTTATGTCTACCAGCCTATTCCGCCTGTTGAGCGACTTCTCGGCAAACCCGCGGACTATGTGAGTATCTATACCGATGCCTATAAAGCGCGAGCGCGAAGACTACAACTGGAGGCTGCTGGGAAAGGGGCACTCGGCGGGTCGGCGGCGTTCTGTTTATTAGGGATGGTGCTTAATATAAAGCCGTGGGCAGACTGGGTTTTCTGGTAGCACAACGGGGCAGGTACAAGACCTGCCCCTACGGGTGTTGCAGGCATTATCCGCGCAAGAGGTGTTGCAAGGCGTTTGCGATAATGTCCTCTTCTCCCGCATTGAGGGTGTAGGCATTAATCACAAGGGTTTCTTTACCCTGCGTGTTCACCTTGATACGCGGGGTGCCAACATCCAATTCGTGTGCGACCTGCGTAGCATCTTTGCCACTAATGGCAGTATCAAACGTAACATGTAGATTCGACAGTGTATGGCTTTTCTCTTGGTAGTGGACTTCACACGACACACCCTCAAGATTTTCAAGTCCGTCTGCGAGGACGGCGTATCTCCCATCCTGCTCTTTTGACCGTGCCTCGTGATCCGTTGACAACCAGATATCAATAGCGGTCACCAACCCGATAATCTCCTGTCGATCTACTTTCATACCGCGTCCAACGGGTTTCGGTCCGATGAAACCGTGTGCACGAACGATTTCAATGAGATCCTTTCTGCCACAGACGAATCCTGTAGAGTGCGGTGCGTTGAAATACTTGCCGCCGAAACAGACGATATCCGCAGATTGGGCGTTCCGTCGGAAGTAATCCAGCGGATAGATTTGAGCGGCAGCATCGGCAATGAGTGGTAAGCCATTCGCATGCGCAATATCAATCGCTGTCTCCAACGGGACAGCGTTGCCTTGATTCGGTTGGATGAGATACGCGACGGCGGCTGTGTTCTCACCGATAGCCTCTTTTAACGCCACCTCGGAGCAACCGTTTTC
Coding sequences:
- a CDS encoding Gfo/Idh/MocA family oxidoreductase; translated protein: MTSSLKPVMVTICHNSLSNPITKQSKTTTPHCSKRRYTMKTPIRLGLIGCGGIVQITHARAYRALTDTVQVTALADVVPENLQKIGDLLNVPTENRYTDYREMLEHAALDVVTIATPHSFHAEQVIEAASAGVAIISEKPMATTLEEGDTIMEAVRRNGVPYTVVHNYIFTAGMRAAMTELDALGESHFGRSVGMGLKPTDFSADHPTPAFAWRASKAKGGGCIIDTSYHEIYAVCTLMRSPVRYVEARVKTMRLDIDVDDLAMLLCEHENGAVTTVSGAWCVPGTDSGWCEMHADNGSLRVQHRQNVKDALRRFTRADGWKQLELSEFNETEQQDASGHVRYFTETFNALAADTALPVPAEKAYHNLAIIEAARRATTERRAIEI
- a CDS encoding peptidase S10: MSKEEKKESEETKDEEKNSEIPEDKLSVTHHSVTINGEEIRYTATAGTLVLKEEIDKEGEKPKASVFFIAYTRDDVEDTSKRPITFSFNGGPGSSSVWLHLGVLGPRCVKPDEDGELPHPPYQLTDNECSILDKTDLVFIDPVSTGFSRAVPGEEAKQFHGFKRDIESVGDFILLYLGRYKRWGSPKLLIGESYGTTRAGGLAGYLQGRHGAYLNAIMLVSVVLNFQTIRFAPGNDLPYILYLPTYAATARYHDRLDGIDTEFEAFMDEVRAFAMDDYTVALMQGSAVPSDQRADIVQQLAKYTGLTPEYIERTDIRINIMRFCKELLRDEGRTVGRFDSRYKGIDRDSAGEIYEYDPSSAVVQGAYTAALNAYVRDELEFESDLPYEILSRRVHPWDYSDHQNEYVNVADTLRAAMTMNPALKVFVANGYYDLATPFLASEYTFSHLGLDESLQNNITMAYYQAGHMMYIDQAELRKMKDDMDAFLDDVLP
- a CDS encoding aminotransferase class V-fold PLP-dependent enzyme, with the translated sequence MSIEKPYARRLLMANTGWGNIYKKLGARPVINATGNQTVRGGSTPSATVRDAMRQADESYVEMEELLEKSGQFIAERLGVEDAYVTAGCYAALVLASAAVMTGNDPDKCAQLPDTTGLKDEIVFQRIQHYGYDRAFTVPGSKLISVGDENGCSEVALKEAIGENTAAVAYLIQPNQGNAVPLETAIDIAHANGLPLIADAAAQIYPLDYFRRNAQSADIVCFGGKYFNAPHSTGFVCGRKDLIEIVRAHGFIGPKPVGRGMKVDRQEIIGLVTAIDIWLSTDHEARSKEQDGRYAVLADGLENLEGVSCEVHYQEKSHTLSNLHVTFDTAISGKDATQVAHELDVGTPRIKVNTQGKETLVINAYTLNAGEEDIIANALQHLLRG